ATCCACAAAGAGTTAGATTTTTGGATTAGGTATACACCTAGTGTGACTGTATGATGTGCCCCAAATTACACttccacattttcaattgttgtttctaCTTCTACTTATAAGATATTGATTGTGATTGTAGAGCTAAGagacaatatttttggttttggttgtttTTAAAGTTATGAAAGATCTAGGGTTGCAACTTCTGCCTAGTTGGTTACCTAATGGATTTAGAGCTTTAGGACATGTTTGGTTGATCGGGAtacaatatagcaatcacactCAATTACACACTCCATATCTCTCGGTAATTTGTGTGATTTTGCCtgatttggctttctcaagtccaaatgggtatttcaCAAAGCAAGTGATAAATGCTCTAGTCGGGAATTACTCTCTCTAGGTTCGACCTTTTAATTGAGGCTATccatttcttgagttcaccccaattcctagttagtcaagttttcctagacttagtctctctttctcaagtagagactaagtcaaataggcatgaatcaatgtttgcaaccatcaattctcaaattcaagcaagaactaggctaaatatcatgaactcaatcataagtaatcaCTAAATCAATTACCCATTACGTACCCATaatagggttgggtcacaacccaagctaagggtttagctactcatggaaaatgttggcccaagttcaggtaaagttttgaagaatgacaaatgaactcagtcatggaccaggttcaTCATGTGAGGCATAATATTTATCAACCTAGACAGTGAGATAcatgtgaaggagataagtctcaGTAATCAAGCAGAAATATCTCCTGAActaatcgaaaaggttgcatattggatgagGAGATAAAGTCTCCTTATGGGAAGAGGACACAATCACACAATCCGGATAAATGATAGGTTTGGAGTTTGTATTGAACAAGGACTCAACTTCGATGAaagatcagcaattgagtctcaatcaaactctgattactaactcattaaataacagtgattgttctcttttacaggtgttgcacatacgcaaaagttaaacgtgaatagggagcaaaatagcaacgctttttgcaagcagttcgtgtgtaattcaagtgtgcaaacctgaagctacttgaatgagatagaagaaccagttccgttgtgtttattcttattctagttcaattgtagtaggtggtttaaagttgtaccttttcagctttcatagaagcatttgtaataggtactttgagtgttcaagttataggctaacttgaaggtgtcgcaacagttgaggttgtgtgctacacagagattagagttaatccttaggtttacaaagagttttgtaaatgttgttttggctcagtaattttagtggatgtttgggaaaatcctactgagtagtaggtcgtggttttttcaccttttgagccaggtattttccacgtaaaaatctttgtgttctttattttctgtacttttaattccgcaacagtagcagttggaacacctagaagaaccaggttcttctagatcgaaaaattgggtaccacacaaatcaccccctcttgtgtggtattgacgtttagaacatcaattggtatcagagcaggttatccttgaataggctaacaccttaggaaaagatcaacatgagtgcaccacctgggaactgggaagggcaatccactgccagGCCTCCACTGTTCAATGGAcagtactactcttggtggaaaaacAAGATGAAGGAttacatcataggagaagactatgaactctgagacatagtcactgatggtcctttGCCAACTACAGTGAAAAATGAGGAAGGAGTGGTTGTGCCAAAGACAAGGGCTGACTGCACTGCCGAAGACCTAAAAAGTGGGAGAAAAATGCTAAGGCCAAGATATGGCTTGTGTGTGTactaggtccagatgagtacagtagGATCCAAAACTGTGCTActgccaaggagatatgggacactttgcaagtggctcatgaaggaacacctcaagtgaaaagatccagaggaacactgctgtattctcaatatgagaatttaactatgaaggaaggagaaactatctAAAAGATGTATACTAGGTTCActacactgacaaatgaacttaattcccttggaaggattattcttgaagaagacaaggttgagaaaatcctgacaagggttctgccagtctcaCAGGAAAGCAAAATCACGGCCATTCAGGAATCCAACAATATTGCTACTCTCAGACtggatgagctgattggaaatcttactgcttatgaactgagaaggcaaaccatgaagatagATACACCCAAGAAGGAGAGAAGCCTAgctctcagaattgctgaaggttcagatctggaagATAATGAGATGGCTATGATcactagaaaattcaaaaagtacctgatgagaggaaaaggttcttcaagaggtacaaccatCAACAAGTTAAGAGCTCttgagaaacagaccaatgagggttgctacaggtgtggtaagactgatcacatgatcaagaactgccctcaatgggaaattgagtggaagaaagaaagggttgaacgaaggaacaggaagaaggaacaggttcaactaAGGCTATaattgctgcttggggagaaacttCAGATGAAGATTCGGAAGATGAAGCTGAAGAAGAGCAAGTACTgatggccatcggagaatcagatgatgaacaagaggtaagtatccttcatcaaataagattaaatttttgtctaaagaaaagtTGGTTGAGCTACTACTAGACTgcattgatgagtctgagataattaacaatgagaaagaagttctgtctagggaatgtgtgatcctaaaagaaaaatttaaaagtCTAGAGTCTAGGGATAATGAGAGTGATAACACAAAtgttgagttgaagaaccaggttcttgaacttgataaCAGTGTCCTAGAGCTTAggtctgaaaacttaaaactgaaactaggaacaggaaagaagaaagctgatcacacatatttcactctagaagaaaacttgggaaaaatgaaagatgaattgtataagaaagatGAACTCATTAAAGTCCTGAAGGAAGATCTAGGAAAGgtgaaacatgaactagacagaacttgcaagtggaacaaggcttctgatgcactctctAGGCTGCAAGAGCATCACaatagcaacaaaagaggacttggctatgggactcaAGCTCCAAAATGGGACTCTagaagcaagtacctcactcttcctgaaaataaaatctgcacacactgtggcaaggctggccattacaaaaattaatgtaatgcaaaagaaaaggccagtcaaaagaacaaagtctttgttcaagagaaaaacaagctgCCTGGGTGGGCAAGAAGGAATCTGATTcatccttttgcctatagaaagggacccaaactagtttgggttcctaagactaacccctgatttctttttgtaGGTCCAAGTGAAAGGGAAGAGCCAAATATGGtatatggatagtggctgctcaaaacatataaCTGGGAACAaggaccagttcctttcacttgaggacttaaaaggatgtaatgtctcctttggtaatggaaagaaaggtgagatcattggggttggaaaggcaGGCAAAACAGATTCTCATTCCATAGAGAATGTCTacctgatagatggcttgaaatatagcctaataagTGTGTCACAATTGTGTGACAGTGGTAATCTTGTAGCttttacctctaccaaatgctttttgattaaccttaccactgacaagattattttgcagggaaaaagagttaacaatatgtACATTGTAGATTTTTctactctctcagaaaatgaactcacttgcttaagtgtgttggttAATGATCCCctcttgtggcacaaaagacttggtcatgcatgtctaaatcagctaaacaaattagtTTGTaaagacttggtgatagggttacctaatatcaagttcaaggaagacaatatttgtgaggcatgtgcaagggggaagcaggtaagatcatccttcaaaagcaagaaaatggtaagtacaGCCATGTcattggaactggtccatatggatttatgtggtccaatgagaaccatgagcagaggtggaaagaaatatgtaatggtgcttgtcgatgattattctagatttacctagGTTCTATTTCCAACCTCCAAAGATGAAGCATTCGATATGTTTATTGCATTTGTTAgaaaaaactcagaaacaattaggaaatcaacttgcatccattaggtctgatcatggaactgaatttgaaaattccaagtttgctgaattctgtgatgaaaatggtatagatcataatttctcttCCCCTAGGACCCcttaacaaaatggagtagttgaaaggaagaatagaactctATAGGACATGGCTAGAACCATGCTGCTTTCTAGTATATTGCCcacagcttctgggcagaggccataaacactgcatgttacataaTCAATAGATGCATAACCAGACCTCTAGtggagaagactccctatgagttacttaaagggagaaaaccaaacatatctcatcttagggcatttggttgcaagtgctatgtgcacaataatggaaaagactccctaggtaagtttgatcctagaagtggtgagggagtattcttgggatattcttcacatagcaaagcatataaagtgtttaataaaagaactctgtgtgtagaagaaagtgtacatgtagtatttgatgaaactaacattctttttaaGGGAcatgaacatgaagatgaagccattggattgaTAAAGGAATTGACTGAATCCCCAACACAAGTCAAAGTGGCATCAAAAGAAAGAACAGGTTATGGAACAGGTCCTTCAaatcagggcaacctgacagggggaactaatCAAGGAGAAATTGAATCAAACCCCCTAGAGGAACTTGTTCATgaacctgttcctcagcaacagaacatgggagagacatctagcagaaaccagttgattgtgaaacctcacaagtatcaaagttctcaccCCATTGAGAACATTAttactgatccaacatctggagtcaaaactagatcacaactAAAGAATCTGTGTATTTTTtatgctttcctatctcttattgaacttAAAAAtcttgttgaggctttgcaggatgcgtattgggtgaatgcaatgcaagatgaactcaaccaatttgaaagaaatcaagtttggcatctagttctgAGACCCAAGGACAAATCAGTcattggtacaaaatgggtcttcagaaacaaacttgatgaagatggaacaattACAAGAAACAAAGCAAGACTGGTGGTACAAGGATtcagccaagaggagggcatagactatgatgagacatttgctccagttgcaagactagaggcaattagactcctcatagcctttacAGCACaaatggaattcactcttcatcagatggatgtcaaaagtgccttcctgaatgagTACCTAAAGGAAGAAatgtttgtgaaacaacctccagggtttgagagcaaggaatgtcctgagcatgtgtacaagttagacaaggctctctatgggctcaagcaggccccaagagcttggtatgaacgactatccaaattcctactggagcatggttacaaaaTAGGTAAACTTGACAGTGCCTTATTTTTAAGGGGAAAAGGTAAAGATCTCCTTGTTGTGCAaatatatgtggatgacatcatattTGGGGCTACCACTGATAGGCtaagtaaggactttgcaaaaCTAATGGgcagtgagtttgaaatgagcatgatgggttagcttaacttctttttaggcttgcagatcaaacaaagtccaaatggaaccatgatccatcagcagaagtataCAAAAGAGctaatcaaaaagtttaaaatggaggaatctaaagaaatagacacacccattgcaactgccaccaAATTAGATATTGATGAACTTGGTTCATCAGtcgatcaaaagttgtataggggtatgattggatCACTCTTGTATATTACTACAAGCAAACCTGACATCATTTTCAGTGTAGGActttgtgctcgttttcaggcaaatccaaatgagtctcacttgactgcggtaaagaggatactgagatatctgaaaggcaccactgatctgtgtctttggtatcCTAAGTTAGTAATTTTGATCTAGTTGGATATGCTGATACTGATTTTGCAGGTTTCTTAGTGGACAGGAaaacacctcaggtatggcacatttccttggttcatgtcttgtgtcatgggctaccaaAAAGCAAAATTCTGTGGCCCCATCTACTTCTGAAGTTGAGTATGTTGTTGTTTCTtcctgttgtgctcaattgctatggatcaaacaacagctggtagattttggaaTTGAAGTGGGATGTATTCCAATATTCTACTATAACACTAGTGCTAtcagtatgacaaagaaccctgttataagaggactaagcacatagatgttaaaCACCACTttttaagagataactatgagaaaggattgatttcAATAGAATTCtatgctactgataaacaaatagctgatatcttcactaaagcactgagtagagaaaactttgagaggaacaagttggagttagggatgattaagatcacctaataggccCAGTTCAGAAtgcataataaaaaaaatattgtttggTTAGGGGTTCTaactttgtgtaaatatctagattaattcttactcagtttcatactttaattaTTATACTCATGTGACATGtgtatgactcactgatctcttacaaagtttcttctattttggcatttgaggcatgttcaagagagttctatataaagaacctggttcatcagtatgtgttcatatgaaaagctcaggtatgttttctatactctgcacaattagaaagattattttttcaatcatgagcagaagtcctacatTCATCAAATTCCTAGAAATTCTATCTGTTGAGCATTGAACCAGTTTCGTCCCCTAGAACTCTAAAAACCGAGATTTTTGCCTAAAATCTAGCGATGCCTAATAATCACTAAGAGACCGGAATTACATCTTGATTAGACTTCTAATTGACCTCTGAAAAAGCTGTCGTTACTGCATTTAAGTCTAATCATCTTTAAATACACGCCATACCTCTTCATTATTAGTCCATAACCGTCAAAACTCTTCTCAAGTTCTGATCGCCCTTCTtctctccaaaattcccaaatttttcTTAAGAAACGATCCACCATGACTACCCCCCAATATAATTCTAGTACTCCTTCACCAGTATCCCCTTCGAATACATCCTTATCTACACCCCTAGTGAAACCCCGAAACCTAGGTTTCGTAGGCAGAAAATGTTGGCTAGAAAAACTGTAGCTTTTGGAGCTCTAAGAAAAGTTCTAAATGAGAAATTGAAGGCTAGCTAGAGGAAGGAAAGTCCTACTCAAGAATCTGACTCAAGCTCTAAGTCTGAAGCCTTTATTTCTGCCAGCGAAGGAGAAGAACATGGGTCTTCTGACACTACCAAAATTAAAGAAACCCCTGAGGTAAGTTCTTGTGTGGTACTCTCTACTGTGGTTGAAAATgcagaaaatagatttttcttgGTTGGTCCTGTCAAAGATGTAAAGGGGGCTGAATCTAGTagaagtggaggtaaaaagaaagaaaaagagagagggaGCAAGTGGTGATGAGAGGGGAAATGGGAAAGAAAAAGTTCTAGTTATCTATGGAGGTGTTGAAGAAggtcaaattgggggttcctcaagttagggagactaagaattctcccaaaagtgatcatatgcaagaattCATGGATACAACAAGTCAGagggaagtggttctggggagGCGGCTGAAGGGCTTGTGCATCTAAGCAAGCAacaagatgaacctggttcatctgttgaggAAACAGTGGCTGATCTTCTAAAGAGGGTTGGGGccagttatgatccaaagaagcATAAAGCTTCCACACAAAAGGCTCCAACTACTTCCAAGCcaacaaagaaaagcaaaatgttATCCCCAAAAACTACTGTACCTAAGGGAAGAGCCACTAGAAGCAGGGTCAGACAAAGTGAAGTTGAGTTATAGAAAGCTCTGGAAGAaagcaagaagaaaaagaaggagaagGGAAAAGCAAAGGCTGTGGAAAGTTctgaggttgcagaagaagaagaagaagaagaagaagagatggaactggtccatcaagaaaggggaACAACTgtggaggttcctacacccaaACCAAAAAGGGCCAaggcttcttccaagaagtcttcctctgaaCCCTATTTAGCCAAAAGAACCAGATCTGCAGTGAAAGGTAAGCAGGTAAAAATTACTGAGgcagaagaagaagaggaatctgAAAAGGAAGAAGATAGGTTTGTCATCTTTGGTAGAAGAATTTTTTTGAATGGAAGACTGTTGAGAGACCTAGATGAGCCAGGAATGAGAAGACTGGTGGATGCCCTAGCTGCACAaggttggaaggacatggtccttgaaATGGATGGGAGGCTGGCTAGGAAAGAATTGATTGAGTTTACAGCCAATGCCACAGTGAAGAATGGGGTAGTCACCAGTATAGTGAAAGGAGTAAGGGTGCAGTTTGATGCACTCAAATTGGGTAAGATTCTAGACATATCTAGTGAGAGGTATGATGATTATACAAGGCAAAGATGGCCATGTCTAGATTCTCTCCCTACTGCTCTTCAAATCACTAGGAAGTTTTGTGATGTCGCATATGCTGAAGATGTTCTTGAAGTCAGGTTTGTGCAGAAAAGTAAGATGAGGCCTAAGCACAAGGGCTTGTTTAAATTTGTTAACAAGTGCCTGTTGCCTAGATAGGAGAGGAGACACACTGCAAACTACATGGACCTGGTTCTTATGGAGTGTCTTGTGAGAGGAATGCAGATCAAATGGCCTGCCTTTATTGTCAAATTACTGgacagggtcataaatggctTCAAGGCTCATTCCACCCCATATGGGTTCATATTGACTACTGTTCTGGATAAACTGAATGTgcctttgaagaaatgggagatAGCATCAAGCAAGGAACACTTTGGCGTCAAGACTCTTCTGgcttgtgactatccagtcaatgccaccctagttgaacctggttcatccctGAAGACACCTGTTAACA
The Nicotiana sylvestris chromosome 11, ASM39365v2, whole genome shotgun sequence DNA segment above includes these coding regions:
- the LOC138881305 gene encoding uncharacterized protein is translated as MYTRFTTLTNELNSLGRIILEEDKVEKILTRVLPVSQESKITAIQESNNIATLRLDELIGNLTAYELRRQTMKIDTPKKERSLALRIAEGSDLEDNEMAMITRKFKKYLMRGKGSSRGTTINKLRALEKQTNEGCYRCDEDSEDEAEEEQVLMAIGESDDEQELVELLLDCIDESEIINNEKEVLSRECVILKEKFKSLESRDNESDNTNVELKNQVLELDNSVLELRSENLKLKLGTGKKKADHTYFTLEENLGKMKDELYKKDELIKVLKEDLGKVKHELDRTCKWNKASDALSRLQEHHNSNKRGLGYGTQAPKWDSRSKYLTLPENKICTHCGKVQVKGKSQIWYMDSGCSKHITGNKDQFLSLEDLKGCNVSFGNGKKGEIIGVGKAGKTDSHSIENVYLIDGLKYSLISVSQLCDSGNLVAFTSTKCFLINLTTDKIILQGKRVNNMYIVDFSTLSENELTCLSVLVNDPLLWHKRLGHACLNQLNKLVCKDLVIGLPNIKFKEDNICEACARGKQGHEHEDEAIGLIKELTESPTQVKVASKERTGYGTGPSNQGNLTGGTNQGEIESNPLEELVHEPVPQQQNMGETSSRNQLIVKPHKYQSSHPIENIITDPTSGVKTRSQLKNLCIFYAFLSLIELKNLVEALQDAYWVNAMQDELNQFERNQVWHLVLRPKDKSVIGTKWVFRNKLDEDGTITRNKARLVVQGFSQEEGIDYDETFAPVARLEAIRLLIAFTAQMEFTLHQMDVKSAFLNEYLKEEMFVKQPPGFESKECPEHVYKLDKALYGLKQAPRAWYERLSKFLLEHGYKIGKLDSALFLRGKGKDLLVVQIYVDDIIFGATTDRLSKDFAKLMGSLQIKQSPNGTMIHQQKYTKELIKKFKMEESKEIDTPIATATKLDIDELGSSVDQKLYRGMIGSLLYITTSKPDIIFSVGLCARFQANPNESHLTAVKRILRYLKGTTDLCLWFLSGQENTSGMAHFLGSCLVSWATKKQNSVAPSTSEVEYVVVSSCCAQLLWIKQQLVDFGIEVGSKEKNMGLLTLPKLKKPLRGLNLVEVEVKRKKKREGASGDERGNGKEKVLVIYGGVEEEGSGSGEAAEGLVHLSKQQDEPGSSVEETVADLLKRVGASYDPKKHKASTQKAPTTSKPTKKSKMLSPKTTKALEESKKKKKEKGKAKAVESSEVAEEEEEEEEEMELVHQERGTTVEVPTPKPKRAKASSKKSSSEPYLAKRTRSAVKGKQVKITEAEEEEESEKEEDRFVIFGRRIFLNGRLLRDLDEPGMRRLVDALAAQGWKDMVLEMDGRLARKELIEFTANATVKNGVVTSIVKGVRVQFDALKLGKILDISSERYDDYTRQRWPCLDSLPTALQITRKFCDVAYAEDVLEVRFVQKSKMRPKHKGLFKFVNKCLLPR